The Amblyomma americanum isolate KBUSLIRL-KWMA chromosome 2, ASM5285725v1, whole genome shotgun sequence genome contains the following window.
CAAAATTACAAGCTTCAGCCCAGTGTTTCAAACAACCTCCCTTGTCACTATCAGAGCATTTATAAAATCTTTTCTAAAAAGATGAGTgcaagccttctgctgccgcctaaTATTTGTAGCTGTACTTGGTATGTGATCATCGGTGAAGTCAATAGCTAGTCCTGAGTTGCACCTGCAATTTGGAAAATGTTATTATAGAGCTGCAAACATTGCTGCATACCTGGGGTAAACTTGATGTCTTCAATATGCTTCTGAAGTGTGCGTTCAGCAGGGAGCGGCCAGCCATTACCTCTCAGGTACTCATAACCTCTTCCCCCACAGGCAAGTCTGACCTTCAGAGACTCCTGAATTGTCTTCTGAGTCCATGATGACCCTCTCATTGTTCCCTTTTGCAGGACACGGAGCTGGTCTTCTGCAAGAAGTCCATTAAAAGAACTTCTCAGGGCGTCACACTCCATTTCCGCCCTTGCACGCTTTCTTCTTTTCAAGTTAAGTTGGCGTTTCAGTACGTCAACTTCACTGAACATGTTGGGAGGTGCATCCTCTTGAATATCAGAGGTTATGGGCACTTCTGTTGCCACATCAGCAGATTCATCATGATCATGTGGCTCTTTTGAAGACTTGAGTCCATCTGCTATGCTGTCAGCAGCTGCAAAAGTTTTCATAGCAATTTTTTGGTTTCCAACGCTTTTTGTACCAACTTATCCAACTGCATTACTTGTAGTGCTACACTTAAAAGGGCAGTGTTAATGAAATAATTGATGTTCCTCTGTTTGGTCACCGTATCAAGCCATGATTCAGATCGTAAAAAAGTTAGAAGATCAATACCAGTTACATTCAAGTACGAAATTGTCCATTTTGCATTACATGTGGCTACATGATAACTGACCgacaaagcactgctgcagtgtatgTATGAAAAACACATTTTGATTAGGGGGAAAATTACCTATTAGCAAGTTTTCCTCTTCAGGTTCAGCCTGTTCTTCAGCCAAGTTGTTTGCTGGTGAATTAGGAAGGTGGGCGAATGGTGGCTTTCTGATTTTTTTGGCACACGGTGAGAAAAAATATTTGGCACAGCTTTGTGCTTTAGCCTCTTCTTCCCATCCACTCTAGCCTTCTCAAAGTCTTCTGCACAAAAGTAGTCCTGCAAATGTTGTATGGTTAGAAGTGTGATGCTGGTCACCCAAACGCTGGGCTGCCCAAGGAGGCTCCCAGGGCTTTTTGAATGAAGCTTTGTTTCAGACatgtgaaacaagaaaaacatggaAGATAGCTGCAATAACAAGTTTAAAGACCAACTCAAGAGACAAAGAATACGTTAAAACGGTTTAGAAGTTTACGCAACTAAAATAGCTCATTTGGGTGCAAACGCGCACGTGGCCGCAAACACGCAGCTTTAAGGATTGCTAACATTTAACTCATTTCTATTTTTCTACCCATGCCAACACAACTGCACAGAAAGCGGCCGTTATGCGGACGCATGACATGCACTGACGatgtttttattgactgtgatcGTCACGGTCTGCGAAAAACAATTAGGTGCCATGGAACGAGTGACTCGAGGCGAGAGCGCGCTCACGTGCGCGGAGAAATCATGCGAGTACGTGGTGCACGTGAGGACGCGGAATTCTCGCGTGGCAAGTGGACTCTAGACAAGTGTTCCTTCGCGTGCCACGAGCACGGAATAATCGCGTGCGATGAGCAACAAACGCGAGCACGTGTACCCGCGTCAAGAGTGCGATGCGCTAACGATCCCTGCAATGAACTCCTATTTTCGTAGCATCGCTAATACCGCGTGCACTTCGCTTAAATATCTTCTAAAACAGTGCCGAAAAGCACAAACAAGGTGTACTTACCTCGCACACGCGGGTGTTTTTCGTAGGCTTGAAGTTCTCCCGGCCGATTCTGTGTAGCCACGCAGAACGACGCTCTCGGTCATTTTTCCCGGTCGGAATCGAGAAAAACGTCTTTCCAGACTCGGTTCGGTTGCTGCATCCGAaggcgcagcagccaggcatgaTTCCTTGCAGTCAAACACGAGTGCGACAATCAGAAAACAAGAATCGTAGGGGACCTGCGATGTCTGCGCTCTAACTCAGCCGGCCCGCCCGgcgcttggaaggtatatggcagcccaaggtcacgtggtacggttgggccaatgaacgcgtcggcggcgaggggcaaacgaatgcggtactctgaagtttttccagtgactctatgtAAGAGAGAACTTGCGCGCCACCTGGTGCCGTCATGAACTACTGCTGCCTGCGCCGCGCGCGCCGCTGGCCGCAAAGCTCTCACCTCCCAGCTTCTAGTCACCATAGCAGTTTCGTGCTgagccaacaccacctagacgAACTTAAGGCCTCAGTGCTCCTCCAGTGACGTCACAGAGATGGGGCCTCACCGGTTTTTCCGAGGAGCATACATGTTTCTTTTTTACTGCGCAAGGATATGAGGCGGCAGCACAGTTGGCTGCAAAAGATTGTTTTTACTCAAGTTGAGACATCAGTGGAGAGATTTACAGGtacaaaacatttatttacaTTTCGATTATTGTAACACTGTTCTTGATGCGGAATAATATATACATTTAAAAGTCACCAGCAACAAACAAACAACTTTTCACTTCCTTGAAAGCGTTGCAGCTTTTCTTTCCTTAGCCTTAGCATTTGCATCGGCTACATCAACGTTGAGCTTGCGGCAGAAGTTTTTGAGCTTGCGGCACGTTGAGCTTGCGGCAGAATGTTAGTACTGCTCCACAACACATGCTTCAACAGAAACTCAACTGTGTGCCCATCTTCGCAGGTGTCAAAATCTGATGACTCTTGATCTGCAAGCAGCTGTAATGTGAGTTCGGTGACTAGACGGCGCTGGTTCGGGCTCCTCAAGAACTCCGCTTTCTTGGACACTTGTTCAACAACAACATAGTTGTGGGTTACAGCTTTTACAGCAAACAACGCTGGGAAAATGAGGCCACCTCGGTCTATATCTTTCACCAAGTGATAGTACTTTTGAGCTGCAGAGACAGTGATAGTCTTGCCGACTGTCAATGCTGCCCGACATTTCATGCAGTTTAATTTCTTAAGAGTCGCGTAGACTGCATATCCTGCCACGTACACCAGGACGGGGATAATGTCTTGTATTTTTGACAAGACATCTCTCGTAACTACAACGTTGCAGTTAGGATGCGGTGTTTCTATCTGCTTTCGCAGATCTTCCCATTGCTCATCGAAGGAGCTATTCGTTCCGCAAGCACTTCCGATTGTGGGCAAAGTATTTTGCAGCCGTAATTTAGTTTCGCTATCGTAAACTTGCCTAATAGAAACATGATATTGGGAGCCAGCAAGTTGCCTGTATTTCCCGAAGCGGTCCTCTAAGCTGTCCGTCTGGAACTTGCCGAGCAGGACGTATGAAAGCTGCAGTTCATCGAAGCAATACCTGCTGACATCAACCAGTGCATGGATTGTTTGATGCAGAGAAGCATGGGTTTCCTTTGTGAGCACCCCGCTGTCCAGATTCTTCTCTTTCCAAGAATCAAGCCAGTCCAAAATTTTGTAGAGGAAAGCCACCTTCATGTCATCCTCCGAAGGGAAAACTGGCTCTTGAAATCGGTCATCCAgtcgttttcctttccatgggGTTTTAACATTCACAACCTTCCACCACTTCGCTATAACTTCAATGAAACTCGCTGTATCTTCAGGAAAGAGTAAGCTGTGTTTTTCTCCAAGAGCACGAAGCGCTGGTGGCAGGGAGTCATTAAAAATCTGCAAGGCAAACTTCACATTCTGCCGCTCAAGGCTAGACGGGTACAAGGCTTTTCTAGAGAGCGAGTAACCGTACCTCAAAAGCTGATCACTCTCCAGCTTGTAAGCTTCTCTGATTGTAGCAAACGatgctgtgcgcatgcgtggagGCTGGTTGGAATTTTCATTGAAGTCAGGAAAATAAAAGCATAGTTGGTCGTTTTTTTGGTTGAGCCAATTATTTCGGATGCATTTGAGTATATGCACTGGATCAATTACAAAAACGAGAGGTCTCGATGGGTCAGAGGGGTGCGGATATAAAATTGCATTTGTTGGCGGCGTTGTAAACTGAGACATTGCCTTTCTGTTCACAGAATGATTGTCACTGACTACACATAAAACTCTGTAGCCAATGTTTTCTAGCCCACATATCACATATTTCAGTAAATTGTGCAGAAACTCCCCATCGGCTTTGTGCACTGGCACAATGTGGGCCACTTCCTTGAAAGGGCATGCGACGCTCTGTATCATGAAGACGAAAGCACTGGTAGCGACTTCCGATGAATTCAATGCTGCACCAGTTATATTGCCCCCTTTGTAATCAAAATAACGTTTAATATGGACTTCATCGACCATCAAGGTAACGAAGCGCTGGCGATCATCGAGTTCCGAGATCCTCTTTGTAACATAATTCAGGAACGTCGGACCATGATGTTCCAGTCTTGGGTTCATACCAAATGACGAACATATCGACCGAATGGTCATAGGGTGGGGCAGGGTGACATATCCATAGCTGCGGATGTATTTATATGCGTGCGGTGATACCGTAAAAAGAATGCAGCAATAAACCATGAATTCAACGGAGTACCGTCTCCGCTCCTTCTTCAAAAAAAGCAGGTTCAGCTGCTCGCTCAGGAATTCTATTGCTTTGGCTTTGTCGTCGGCTGGTGTCGTGGAAAACTTGTTCAGCAGCAGACGAATAGTGTCGCCGATGTCTTCGTTTGCATCGCCAGAATTTGAATTTAAGCCCTTGTCCCAATTCTCAACGTCTTGGAGGAgttctattatttctcttttgCTTCTGGCTGCACTCGGAATAGGCAAGTTAGGGCCCAGTCTTGTGAGCGGCTTCTTCACAAAGAACAATGTTATACTGAGGTCTGATTTTATTACAATTGAATATTTAATCCATGGAGCTTCGTCCTCTATGATGTGCACCAACATGAGACGCTCACTGGCCTCAATTACATGCCAGAACTGTGACTTATGGCTTCTGACTTCGCTAGCAAGGTCCCTTAAGGTGGTGATTTTGTCCGCTTCCTCGGCATTGCGAAATGTCTGAATTGACTCAGAAATTCCTCTTTGCATTGAAGCAGCTTCCAGGCGTGTTCGCTTCGCCTCTGGCTCCTCTCTTAAAGTCTTTGTGCTTGATAGGTAACTAGGGCAGCCTGGAAATAATGATGGAATTGCACCTGACCGAAGGCGCAGATGCGATAACTCTGCTGTCGTCACTCGACCTGTAGCATCGTCGACATATGACGCCTCTCGCACGATGTCGTCCTCTGTGAAGTGATGCTCACAGAcctaaaaaagaaatatttgtctAATATAAGTAACAGCCTGCTACAAATAAGAACCCGTGATCAAATATTAAATAAACATTTAGAAGGTACCCAAAACGTTTTGCAAGTTAGGCGGTGTTacaattaaaagctacaaaagaGGACGAATGGAAAAAATTATTCATCTCTTACCCTGGAATGCTCAGAAGGGACGAAGTTATTCCGTGGAATGGCACGTATCCATGATTGCTGCAGCGCTTTATCTTGCGGGAACTTAAACACATGAACCTTTGGTCCCGTTTTATAGTTACCTCGGCACTGAGGCACACAACATTTGTTCGGCAGTTTTGCGTTAATGTCGAAGCGTCATCACAGCACTCGCGCACAGAAGAAATAGACGGCAGCCAAATAAGCTGTGAACACACCATCGGACACGAAAGGCGACTGACTGCTCCTGCCGGAGCCACGTGCAGTGGCTTTCCGATTCCCGTCTAGGAATTCAAGGAAGGCATGCTTGGGGCAGACCGGTTTCTCGCGCCCCGTCGCGactcaatcgcttgcatgtgaaccgccctgaaagggcggttcacatgcaagcgattgagcgaactcagcgaccagcggcacggcgcagcgatgcttttcgcagggttccgtttcacatgcgtcgctccacagcgtttactgccgctgcgaatctcagtgttgctggcaaagaatacgagctcgcggttggTTTCGGTGGTTTGCAAACATCAACATGGATAATATTTATGCATTATTTGGCCACGATtactcaaattttgttaagaaataaagaacccttcttttttaaatatcaactactTCTTATGTTGATGGTAATAACATCATTTTTTAAGTCCGTACGTGCGGTGTAACCATTGGCCTGTGCGCTGCAATTGCACTTCGCACGGCCTGAATGTCCCtgtcagcagcctccacttcctgcCGCCTTTTCTTCTGTCGCTTGTTTCCCCTATGTGGGAGAACCTCTGGTGAAGTTGCTGCCATACAGGATGGTCCTGGTTCATCAGGAAGGCCTGGGACACTATACATGCATTCAAATTCATTTGGCGTTGCTTCTACTTCTTTCGAGTCTGGCGATGctgggctgcagctggcgtggctcgtctcggctgctgcgctggccacCTGCACGTGGCTCACTGCGTCGAGGTTGCAGAAGCTCCTGAGTAGAATGTACAGGCTGTTAATTGCTGTCACTTACACATTCAATTCATCATTAGTATCAGTCATTGCTTACCGTCTCGTTTCCATGGAGTCCCTCAGGAACTCCATCTGCTTTAAATGTGGCCAGGCCGTCTTTGCAGTGGCTCCTGACCCACTCTTCTTCCCATCTTTTTCGTCTTTAATTTTTCGCCGGTACGTATCTtttagatttttccaccgagcaaTAATCTCCTCAACTGTTACTGAAATATGGAGCAGTATAGAGCATAATGTTAAACAAGCAAATTAGGAAACAATGGCAGACATGTGGCCCAAAGTTTAGCATGAACATGTACAAATTCTCATCTGTTAGCACACAAGAATATTgcagaaaatgtttacaacacACGATTCAGTAcgcaagcacgagttttttttcttctaaaaggcagttttactgattatgcatgcatgcatgcctgaactgaggcacacacatgatgaatgatttattttgcggacacgcacgagaTGATTTTGCGCGGTTCAGAAGCTGCAGATTAATGCTACGTACAAGactacgatgagcgggcagtgccgcgggacggagcgctcgctctaCATACACGCAAGCGACGATTTTACTAGGCTCTCAGCGCCCGGATTAACTTCACGCCTGAGAAACGTCGCCTCCCGCATTTACAAACGTAGCTGAGAACATGAAAACGTGCACGTCGTGCATTTCACGATTGAAGTGAAGGgtacaaaatgatgcagctagcGTGTCTTAAGAACCAAAAACATTTGCTCACGGCTGCGTGATTCCGACAATTTTCATACAGCTCATCTACGCACAATAGCCggcgcaccgaaaaaaaaaacaccgagcaGTACGCAGGAATGCGCGGGGACATAAGACAGTTTTTGACACGCTGCAGAATCCTGCCAGTGTGACGAGGAAAATTTGTTGGctgcacaatgaaaaaatatGGCTGATAATCTTCGAGCTCGCCACAAAGCGTGCTTTCACTTACCGGTGTCGTCAATTGCTCGAATTGCGTCCCTCACTTCCTCCCAAAGGGACTCCTTGGTCGACTTATTGCGGAAGTTGTTATCTTTAACATCCCATAGAAGCGGGCGCTTGGATACTTCGATGATCAGCACCTCATTGAACAGTCCACGCGACATGTTGTCATGGTGTTGGAAGCACGTGTAGCAAACATTGTCGTCTTTCCCGCACGGATcctcttcttgtcacgtggcttttccgccgtgcagtcattggtcagagggcggagctatcGTTCTGTCGCTGctaaaatttccaacttgttggaaccccgTCGCTCCGGCCCgtcgagccgccgcgacgggtcgaaacaggtttttccgtcgctgcgacaggattcgctggcattttcgcttgcatgtgaaacggcctgTGATGCATGTGATGCGCGCCCGCTCTAGAGGAGCAGAGCCGCGTCGCGACACCGGCCTCATCCTTGTGACGTTgctgtgacgtcagctctcagcgcagaggccttaaagggagactgaagcactttttgcaaaAATCGGGCTTGCGGCGGCACCTTACAGTTTTTCATGCTGCGAACTCGAATAGAGAACTGAAATTTGGTAAAAACAAGCGCTAGTTGTCGTTTTTAGCAGAAATACGCAGCCGGCGCCTCGGGGCACATCCCGGGTCGCGCCGCCGCCTCTGATTGGCCAAGAAGACGTGACGACACTCCGAGGACCGGCGAAGCGGCCGATATGGCTGCAGTGCTGCGTAGGCTGCGTTGCGTGCCGATTGCAGCTCTTCGCGGTGTTGTATAAGCGATTACAAGACACTTTTGGCTCTCACGTGAACATCGGGGTTATCCTTATGGAAGGCTTTCATTCCAAGGGAGTTCTACTGCGCCCCCGTCGAGCGACAGTTCGTCGTTGGCCGCCAGCGAAAGCGACGAGGCATTTTTACGCGTGGGAAATGTGAACTAGTAAGTATCTCGATTGCTAATCGGTTCCCGCGCATATAGATGCTGTTTGTTGATGCGGCGTTGCTGCTGACGAGGCCCTACAGCGCGAGTGGCTCAGTGCGGCATTTCTTTATTGCATTTGGTCGCGAGGAATACACAGGTGTAGTGTAGGTATAGAACACGGTCAGTGTTTGAGCGCGCTGGCAGAACACATTATCCCGGTTGTAAATGCAATTTATCGACAAATAAATTCAAGGAACAGGCTGCTACCGCAGTATTTGCGCGTGCTGTACGATAGCCTGATCGGCGTGCGACAGTCCGTTTTTAACATGCATTCTTCCAGTATACGCAAATTATTCAGCATGTGCACGTTTGTTTTTCATATCTTCAGAGTAAtgctgtagggttcggcgcgctggcGCATCTTTTTGGCACATCTGTTGCGAACACTCCGCGACGGGGCAGTGACCTATGCTGCGCGTCctgttttattttgctttgctgCACGTCGTTAGAAGGGGAGGACCAGTTTGAGCTTCCATGCACTTAGGTCTATCTCCCCGTTCGCGCTTGCGGCTTCCCTCGCCACCCCAGACGGCGGGGctctctgccggcctcgaccttgggccCGTCCCCTGGGCGAGGGACGGTGCAGCCGCCTGGGGAGGAATTCTGGTATAAGGGAAAGACGTTGACATCAGTTTTGAGCTTTCCGACTCGTTCAAACTGACGAGCTGCAGTTAGCAATTTATTTTTACGCGTGAAAAGGGGCGCGGACATCTTGAGGGTGGACCGGCGAAGGGGGCTGCGCTCGTGGCAGgttgtctctagctactcctagcaggcaggcgctcggtctggccgagcgcGGAGGCAGCGACCgcttgagagctggtgcaaggcgcgccagttcgactgttgggacgcggtgtccctcgcctctgtgcaggcgatAGACTAAGTCGGCCGCGGgcagttgtggccgtatactgactctTGTACCCAtttgtaaatagcctgtataaaagttcttcgtttctcactaaatcgcttcgcctgcaagtcgcaTTCATCGAGGAGCTTTCAAGCGGTGCATTCAGTTTTGAAAACCACCGGCAAACTTTACTAATGCATAGTACGATTTTAGACTTCTTGCCTACAGGCTTGGCACTGAAGCATTACCGAAGCGTTTTACCTTCCTCTTCAGGTGTTCCTGCAAACACTGCGCAGTAATGACTGAAAAAGAAGACTGCCTATGTTGTCAAGAGGTCCCCGAAATTACTGGAAAGCAGAAGCGGGCGCGGTGcatcacaacaacaaaaaaattcaaagatGTATGCCTCAACAAAGCAATCCTTGAAGTTGCACTGGCACGGCAGGAATCCAGGGCATCAAGAAACGACAGGGGCTCTGTGAACAAGTGAGGAGCACATGTGGTAGCTGGGTCAGTTTTATTGACATGCATTCTTTATTTTAGGAGGATGAGGTATGCTGCATATCGACAATTTGTCTACCTTGTGTGGAAAAGACTGGGCAGGCACAAGAGAGAAATCCTGCCGAGCTGCGTGCTCAGTGCTGTAAGAAAAAAATATCTTTCTGCTGATGGCAGTTATACAGGATTCAAGCACCCTTATACTTGCTGAGGTAAGTACACATTATAAAGCCTAAATAGCTAAGCACACAAGTCATTCCTCTAATTTGCAGTTATTTGTACCTCCTTCCAGAGTTTGTGCAAATGCCTAGAACATTCATGAAATAAATTTTCATTCATGGTTGGCAAAACCAGAGATAAAAACGCACAGATCCTTTCAAAAAAGTAATTTATTTGCGAAGCTTCTGCAAGTCAGCATACATCTCGCCAGTAAGAATGTGAATCAAGTGGGCGGTAGAGACCATGCTACAGAATGAGGAGCATGGGAATGAAATTACAATTTCACTCCATTTGAAAtagtaataaaagaaaagaacaatggAGAATATCTGGTGGTGGACTGGACGGCAGTATTATATGCGTAGGTGACGAAAGGAAGGAcaaggtcccagttggaatggtcaggactgatatacatggtgagcatgtcaacaaatgtccggttaaaccgttcggtgagACCGTTGGACTTCGTCTTTTTATGCTAACCTACAAATTGTCGAGAAATGCAGAAGGATAAAGCTTTTAGGATCATGCAGATACTGTCTTATAGTTTATGGTGTGTTCACCACAGTCTGTCGCTAGTAATATTTTTTGGAAGACAGCAATGGCTGCTAAATATGTGGCAGTAGTGCATTGGTTCCTCTTTCATAATGGCAGATAAGAAGTACAGCAGATTGAaatcttaaaaaaataaagtgaagagagagcctcagtccagcgaccagcgttccaacaagaggacttgtctttgtcaggtCAAGTGCGGTCATCATTGGCAGGGGTTATATAGGCCCTTCACTCTAAGGAGGATGGACTGGGGTTACGGTGGGGTGTGGAGCGAAGAGGGTGGGAAGGTGGCGCGCTTAGTcttcaaacagctcttgtctaGCCATGGAGGCTGTCACCTACAGGTAGGAGAGAAGCGGGTTAGTAACCATACTGAGTTGAAAAGAATGCAAGAACAGACCCCCCTTTTTCCAAAAGAAATGCAACAGAATCTAAATGAACAACGGCAATAAAACAATAAAAGGAAAACAGCTAAGGGAGCAAAAAATGCCACGAAGGAAAGAATAGAGGCCTTAAAGTGGTTGTCAAGGTTGCATTCTTTTTCCTTGTAATCTATGCAATCCCCAGCATATAGTGCAAAGTGGTATACGTACTTTTTAGTGGCTGCATGATTTCGCCTACTCTGCCTTCTTGTGTTTAGTGAtatctgtttttcattttttttacaaactaAACCTTTTAGTAACTAGTACTCCCTAATTAAACTACACGGTGCATGTCATCACATCCTTTGCTGTACATTTTTACCTGTCACAATGGCTATCAAGGGCTTTGGCTGCTCAACCCACGTTCAGATTTGGGACATGTGGTAAACCCCCTTACTACTTACCAGCATTTTCTCTGCAGATCATGAGAGGCTGATCATTGCCTATTGAATCTTGACTTTCTTTTCTCGACCAGCTTCTCCTTTGGGACCTTTGGAAAACTGCTGCTGAGTGGTGGGCGAGATTCTGGGGCAGTTATCCTCTCCTGGGGCTGCGTGCTCTCAgccatggccacaaccttgtcgaggaggcatttgacgtagcctgtgtgagcatttcatcttgtagattgtgcaatattcactttcttcATGACCAAATAAACTAGGTGGTGCAAGCTTACCATGAGTGGGTGGCTCCTTTACTGGACAAGCTGTTGGGTTACCACCTGCTGCCTTTgggtaacgcacacaccatcgaagtgtgccatCCTTTGTGCGTGCCTTACCACGTCCACTGTTCTCATTGTAGTGAAGTGCAGCAAGTTgggtcctgaaaaagttgcacagGACCGTGTGAAAACGTGTAAACGTGTAACATATATAAAAAGTCCAACCGTAAAGATCATGCAACAAAAGAAGGTCACTGATGGATGTTAAGCACAGCACCATGTTAGCAATTAGTGCTTAAAAGCACCATGAGCACGCATGATGAAAATACTGAAGAAGCAAAGAACTACTTCTGAAGAGCGAACAGAACAATGCATCGCCTCAGTTGCTGggcaaattgaaaatgaaaatgcagttctTGTATGGTAAACACAGCCAAAACTAAATGCTCACAAAGTGTCGGCACGTAAAATCCTTTCCGATTCGCTCGACTCcgtttttaatttctgtttagACGACGTAAGAAATGATGCTGCTATTGACAATTTCAGTAAGTGTAATTTAAGATGGGCACCTTTTCATATAATTCTGGCACGTGCCTACATGCCTTTCACTTTTCTATAGATGCGTTtaacatttgttttgtttaacaCAATTGTTTTGTGATATCGATGGTTTCTCATTGTGAAAATAGAGTAtagaagacaacagcttacctggCCCTCATTCCTGAATATGAATAATGGTAGGTCTTCGGTGTAAAATTGACTAGAAGGCTATGAAAAGCCTCTAATCCATATGTTTGATGTCTGGTGGATAGCCGTGGCATGTCTTGCAGAAGGGCCTTAGACTTTGCAATGTCTTCTAGCTTCTGGAAAGCTTCTGATTCTAAAAGGAAACGGCTATTATCATCTCTTTGTATAGCTCTAAGCGTGCGGCTTGCTGTATGCTCCTGCATCAACCAGTTAAAAAATATTTCAGtgcacctgtaaataaacttcTGTTCAGTAATGAGCCACTTATAAGTTTCGATAGTTTTAATAAACATTGGCATTTGAGGTGCACTGTAATAAATGGTATGGAAGAAATTTAAACAGCCATTATTTACCTagctcatgaagcttttcatGTAAATCCTGCTGCACCGCAcaggttgctcaaaattttggaatCCCGTCTATTACACTCAACAACGATAGGTTGTCCAGCCCTCCATTCCAATCCCTgccatttcctcttgatttctgctagggtgtcattaactcgTTCATATCGTAACGTTGCACTTTTCACTTTCCACAGCTTGCAGCATTGTACTCAATCTAATTTCAACCTTTTTTGCtaattttgtttctgcaccataatagtgagtactggtaagatacagcttttgtacaatttgctcttgagggatactggtaaattaccattcatgatttcagcatacctgccaaatgcactgctCCTTATTCTTATTATCCTATTTCTTTCACTCTCATGGTCTGGATGTGCGGTCATTACACACTAATAAGATCTCTTCCCTTCGCGCTTTTAAAGTTTCACTGCCTATCACAAACCACTGCTCGCTTCAGAGACTGTTGGACATTGCTTAAGTTCTCTGCATAaagtttttagacccactgttctgctttgcccgTCGAGGtcatcgatcatgctttgcagtttgttcAGAAATCATTTTTCGAAAGTGCTAAaacaacatggacaaagaaggaacagacatggacAAGCACTCATCCCCGTCTGTTCCTTTTTGTCCATGTTGTTTTAgcactttcgaaaaatgacaaacgtgcaccagctagcccgatccgccactcttctgGAGTTTCGAGTTctttagcaaggcaacgtcatcaccaaattgcattaactcttatcgccagttcttctcatttgaggtcagtgaataccttctgtaaacataCAGTGAATAGTACTCTAGAGATTGTGTCTCCCTACCTGAAACCCTCTCTTATTGGAAATTATTACTTTA
Protein-coding sequences here:
- the LOC144120047 gene encoding LOW QUALITY PROTEIN: uncharacterized protein LOC144120047 (The sequence of the model RefSeq protein was modified relative to this genomic sequence to represent the inferred CDS: deleted 2 bases in 1 codon); the encoded protein is KLPNKCCVPQCRGNYKTGPKVHVFKFPQDKALQQSWIRAIPRNNFVPSEHSRVCEHHFTEDDIVREASYVDDATGRVTTAELSHLRLRSGAIPSLFPGCPSYLSSTKTLREEPEAKRTRLEAASMQRGISESIQTFRNAEEADKITTLRDLASEVRSHKSQFWHVIEASERLMLVHIIEDEAPWIKYSIVIKSDLSITLFFVKKPLTRLGPNLPIPSAARSKREIIELLQDVENWDKGLNSNSGDANEDIGDTIRLLLNKFSTTPADDKAKAIEFLSEQLNLLFLKKERRRYSVEFMVYCCILFTVSPHAYKYIRSYGYVTLPHPMTIRSICSSFGMNPRLEHHGPTFLNYVTKRISELDDRQRFVTLMVDEVHIKRYFDYKGGNITGAALNSSEVATSAFVFMIQSVACPFKEVAHIVPVHKADGEFLHNLLKYVICGLENIGYRVLCVVSDNHSVNRKAMSQFTTPPTNAILYPHPSDPSRPLVFVIDPVHILKCIRNNWLNQKNDQLCFYFPDFNENSNQPPRMRTASFATIREAYKLESDQLLRYGYSLSRKALYPSSLERQNVKFALQIFNDSLPPALRALGEKHSLLFPEDTASFIEVIAKWWKVVNVKTPWKGKRLDDRFQEPVFPSEDDMKVAFLYKILDWLDSWKEKNLDSGVLTKETHASLHQTIHALVDVSRYCFDELQLSYVLLGKFQTDSLEDRFGKYRQLAGSQYHVSIRQVYDSETKLRLQNTLPTIGSACGTNSSFDEQWEDLRKQIETPHPNCNVVVTRDVLSKIQDIIPVLVYVAGYAVYATLKKLNCMKCRAALTVGKTITVSAAQKYYHLVKDIDRGGLIFPALFAVKAVTHNYVVVEQVSKKAEFLRSPNQRRLVTELTLQLLADQESSDFDTCEDGHTVEFLLKHVLWSSTNILPQAQRAALKNFCRKLNVDVADANAKAKERKAATLSRK